In Anoplopoma fimbria isolate UVic2021 breed Golden Eagle Sablefish chromosome 12, Afim_UVic_2022, whole genome shotgun sequence, one DNA window encodes the following:
- the fam217ba gene encoding LOW QUALITY PROTEIN: uncharacterized protein fam217ba (The sequence of the model RefSeq protein was modified relative to this genomic sequence to represent the inferred CDS: inserted 1 base in 1 codon), with the protein MGPIMQERTASTTLKRVVSKEKIRVKYTENNGPVTSSKKGNKMKKAVGQMKNGLPGPGQDKDTVTTVQKGAQSKGGRVKFSATRNTSKLSSPEGGDLRPQVRKHLSVHGKEEQLENQRISQCGNELHQNRGGMGKNRRALSLPLSPISGLRHMPAHPLTHSPTPEALQRHYNQKDEDTDSASDLSDSERLPVLPSPCTPCTPPHLNLRAEVINTNDFPPDFPGPHGAVGDEDESEKPSYSYPDFLPPPFNSWSLRQLAVFLHTEGRGAPGPSLWGXLEKYLERLLQLEWLQIQTVQAESSRPPGSRTRPQSFPSATTAHQPRPHTAPPSRLNSPKGQRQSQRAFPFTPVNNPPSPASVQQQHTRFPVCPHCHIRYPLCNGSCSAYAYQRHSRLSPLLERRAKPGAPAKRSSSETRATSTEGRSPGGQGGGQGGGGAQTPVSPSAGRSHLKQMQASGNARKQTQESGTNTNTRGQVRKSRVRANSETDIKKEPCGSKTAGAEKRVFAANKKEVITSKRVEKDWQRNEAGGQASKTAVKRAAKEPQSLFKAPPISKQNGKTKNVHFVAK; encoded by the exons ATGGGGCCCATCATGCAGGAGCGCACAGCATCCACGACACTGAAACGCGTCGTCTCCAAAGAGAAGATTCGGGTAAAATATACTGAAAACAACGGACCTGTAACCAG TTCAAAGAAAGGTAACAAGATGAAGAAAGCAGTGGGCCAGATGAAAAATGGTCTCCCAGGACCAGGTCAGGATAAGGACACAGTTACAACAGTGCAGAAG GGTGCACAGTCAAAAGGTGGCAGGGTCAAATTTAGCGCTACACGCAATACAAGCAAACTCTCCAG CCCGGAAGGAGGAGATTTGAGGCCTCAAGTCCGCAAACATTTATCTGTACACGGGAAAGAGGAGCAACTGGAAAATCAACGGATATCACAGTGCGGCAACGAGCTACACCAGAATCGTGGGGGGATGGGGAAAAATCGCCGAGctctctccctgcctctctccccAATATCTGGGCTACGACACATGCCGGCACACCCCCTAACACACTCCCCCACCCCTGAGGCACTACAGCGGCACTACAACCAGAAGGATGAAGACACCGACAGCGCCAGTGATCTGTCTGATTCTGAGAGGCTGCCTGTACTGCCCTCTCCCTGTACCCCTTGCACTCCTCCTCACCTCAACCTCCGGGCCGAGGTCATCAACACTAATGACTTTCCCCCGGACTTCCCTGGACCACATGGGGCTGTgggtgatgaagatgagagtGAAAAACCCAGCTACAGTTACCCAGACTTTCTGCCTCCTCCCTTTAACAGCTGGAGCCTGAGACAGCTGGCGGTGTTTCTTCATACGGAGGGCCGTGGCGCCCCCGGCCCAAGCCTGTGGG ACCTAGAGAAGTACCTGGAGAGGCTGCTGCAACTGGAGTGGCTCCAGATCCAAACAGTGCAAGCAGAGAGCAGCCGTCCGCCCGGCAGCCGTACAAGGCCTCAGAGCTTCCCCTCTGCCACCACCGCTCACCAGCCCAGGCCTCACACAGCTCCACCATCCCGACTCAACTCCCCTAAAGGGCAGCGGCAAAGCCAGCGGGCCTTCCCATTTACACCTGTCAACAACCCCCCATCACCCGCCTCAGTCCAGCAACAGCATACCCGCTTTCCAGTGTGCCCTCACTGTCACATTCGCTACCCATTGTGCAATGGAAGTTGCTCCGCCTATGCCTACCAGCGCCACTCAAGGCTCAGCCCACTGCTTGAGCGCAGAGCCAAACCTGGAGCACCGGCgaagaggagcagcagtgaGACCCGAGCAACCTCAACAGAAGGTAGGAGCCCAGGAGGACAAGGTGGAGGACAAGGCGGAGGAGGAGCCCAGACCCCAGTTAGCCCCTCAGCTGGAAGGAGTCATCTCAAACAAATGCAGGCTTCAGGCAATGCCCGTAAGCAAACCCAGGAATCAGGAACTAACACAAACACCCGTGGTCAGGTGAGGAAAAGCCGGGTTCGAGCTAACTCCgagacagatataaaaaaagagccTTGTGGCAGTAAAACAGCTGGTGCAGAGAAACGTGTTTTTGCTGCGAATAAGAAAGAGGTCATCACCTCCAAGAGAGTAGAGAAGGACTGGCAGAGGAATGAAGCCGGAGGTCAGGCCTCTAAAACTGCTGTGAAAAGAGCTGCTAAAGAGCCACAGTCTCTCTTCAAAGCTCCGCCTATTAGTAAGCAGaatggcaaaacaaaaaatgtgcacTTTGTTGCAAAGTAA
- the ttll9 gene encoding probable tubulin polyglutamylase TTLL9 codes for MSKYKTSGYKGSYDYNKSEEREGRSCVRYKCGLLNTIQDVLRLRPGWVEVKDEGEWDFNWCDVGWLRENFDHSYMEEHVRINHFRNHYELTRKNLMVKNLKRYRKNLERDVGRMEASKCDFFPCTFALPSEYHLFVEEFKRSPGSTWIMKPVAKSQGKGIFLFRKLKDIMDWKKDGTRSEEQKDAAQVESYVAQRYIENPYLINGRKFDLRVYVLVTAYVPLKAWLYRDGFGRFSSTRFSLSSIDDKYMHLTNVAVQKTAPDYDPEKGCKWQMQQLRRYLTAKHGRETVESLFTEMDNIFVRSLQSVQKVIINDKHCFELYGYDILLDQNLKPWLIEVNASPSHTPSSQEDYEMKCRLLEDTLNVVDMEGRLTGKEKRVGGYDLMWNDGPVYREDVNLETFGSSCFTANTNLGCVNDREKQLRRLLKPFPGQKRM; via the exons ATGTCTAAGTATAAG ACTTCTGGATACAAAGGTTCCTATGACTACAACAAAAGTGAGGAGCG GGAGGGAAGAAGTTGTGTGCGTTACAAATGTGGCCTGCTCAACACCATCCAGGATGTCCTGCGCCTGAGACCAGGTTGGGTTGAAGTCAAAGA tgaAGGAGAGTGGGACTTTAACTGGTGTGATGTGGGCTGGCTCAGGGAGAATTTTGATCATTCATACATGGAGGAACATGTAAGGATAAACCACTTTCGCAACCATTATGAG TTGACTCGCAAAAACCTCATGGTGAAAAACCTCAAAAGATACCGGAAAAATCTTGAAAGGGATGTTGGCCGCATGGAGGCATCCAAATGTGATTTTTTCCCCTGCACCTTTGCACTGCCCAGCGAATATCATCTCTTTGTTGAGGAATTCAAAAGAAGCCCTGGTAGCACCTGGATCATGAAGCCG GTAGCAAAATCTCAAGGGAAAGGCATTTTCCTGTTCAGGAAACTGAAAGACATCATGGATTGGAAAAAG GATGGCACCCGCTCAGAGGAACAGAAGGATGCAGCTCAAGTGGAAAGCTATGTGGCTCAACGCTACATAGAGAACCCCTACCTAATTAATG GCAGGAAATTTGATCTGAGGGTCTATGTGCTGGTCACAGCT tatGTTCCCTTGAAGGCCTGGCTGTATCGAGATGGGTTTGGCCGCTTCTCAAGCACCCGCTTCTCCCTTAGCAGTATTGATGACAAGT ATATGCACCTCACCAATGTGGCTGTTCAAAAAACAGCGCCAGACTATGACCCTGAAAAG GGATGTAAATGGCAGATGCAACAGCTTCGAAGATACCTGACTGCAAAACATGGCAGAGAGACTGTAGAATCCCTGTTTACAGAGATGGATAACATCTTTGTCCGCAGTCTGCAGAGTGTACAAAAGGTCATCATAAATGACAAACACTGCTTTGAGCTCTATGGGTATGACATCCTACTGGATCAGAACCTCAAACC GTGGTTAATTGAGGTGAATGCCTCCCCGTCACACACCCCCAGTAGTCAAGAGGATTATGAGATGAAGTGCCGGCTCCTGGAAGACACTTTGAATGTTGTTGATATGGAGGGAAG gCTGACTGGCAAGGAGAAAAGGGTGGGTGGCTATGATCTCATGTGGAACGATGGCCCCGTCTATAGAGAGGACGTCAACCTAGAAACATTTGGCAGTTCGTGTTTCACTGCCAACACAAACTTAG GTTGCGTGAATGACAGGGAGAAGCAGCTTCGCCGGCTTCTCAAACCATTTCCAGGACAGAAGAGGATGTAA
- the ppp1r3da gene encoding protein phosphatase 1, regulatory subunit 3Da, producing the protein MDKGWFIGHERIPPPKEETSSSYSRVSRPCITINLTEMLQADKPSALKKPIPIRPPSPRVSQQRAQEFHRSLSCEPTPKPIIRQRSRSLPSATEKKKQCRNVGVRFVDSLGLDLEDIKIFKSGEDPFVPHHVVFRLLMGAEMADGKHLEISLPYMRPVFAQQPGDQPGFLHHLYEQKVCLERVLCFELGVIGITQVLNLDFEKDVIARYSFTDWKSCTETKASWVSTINKTREGGEGQLSYDTFRFHLPVPPFLQPEAVLQFAIQYKVGGTEYWDNNDGENYKLVCHNYKLTVPKECEDSMVHFF; encoded by the coding sequence ATGGACAAAGGGTGGTTTATTGGACATGAGAGGATCCCCCCTCCAAAGGAGGAGACGTCCAGCTCTTACAGCAGGGTGTCAAGGCCTTGCATTACGATTAACCTGACTGAAATGCTTCAAGCTGACAAACCTAGTGCACTAAAGAAACCAATTCCAATCCGTCCCCCAAGCCCCAGGGTCTCTCAGCAGAGGGCACAAGAGTTCCATCGTAGTCTCTCCTGTGAACCCACGCCTAAACCCATCATCCGACAAAGATCCCGCTCTCTGCCTTCCGctacagagaagaagaagcaatgCAGGAATGTTGGCGTACGCTTTGTTGATTCTTTGGGGCTTGACTTGGAAGACATCAAGATTTTCAAATCTGGAGAAGATCCATTTGTACCACATCATGTTGTCTTTAGGTTGTTGATGGGTGCAGAGATGGCAGATGGAAAGCATCTGGAGATATCCTTGCCATACATGAGGCCAGTTTTTGCCCAACAACCTGGCGACCAGCCCGGATTCCTGCATCACCTTTATGAGCAGAAAGTGTGTCTTGAGAGAGTCTTGTGTTTTGAACTGGGTGTCATCGGAATCACCCAGGTCCTCAATTTGGACTTTGAGAAAGATGTCATAGCTCGATATTCATTTACAGATTGGAAGAGCTGCACAGAAACTAAGGCCTCTTGGGTGTCCACCATCAACAAGACCCGGGAAGGAGGAGAAGGCCAACTCAGCTATGATACATTTCGTTTCCACTTGCCTGTTCCTCCGTTCCTGCAGCCAGAAGCAGTGTTACAGTTTGCCATTCAATACAAAGTCGGTGGCACTGAATACTGGGACAACAATGATGGAGAGAATTATAAGTTAGTTTGCCATAACTACAAGCTCACTGTACCCAAAGAATGTGAGGATAGTATGGTGCACTTCTTTTAG